A genomic window from Candidatus Eisenbacteria bacterium includes:
- a CDS encoding glutamine synthetase — protein sequence MESLKTAKDVVKFCEERGVEMIHMWFVDILGQLKAVAITLRELSVALAEGIGIDGSSVEGFARIYESDLVAMPDISTFQLLPWKVNGENVGRVICDVHNPDGSPYLGDTRGVLKRMAKKLEKEGYTAYMGPELEYFYFKSLKERTLLDAAGYFDQVPDDLGTELRSRTVEALQAMEISVEASHHEVAHSQHEIDLRYSEALKMADQTITYRYVVKEIARQGGYYATFMPKPIFGQNGSGMHVHQSLFKAGKNVFFDAKDKHHLSKNGRAYLAGLLTHMREITSITNQWVNSYKRLVPGFEAPVYIAWGQRNRSALVRVPMYKPGKEKATRIELRCPDPACNPYLAFSVCLAAGLKGIDAGYTLRPPTEDDIYEMDAHERKQLDIESLPGSLIEAVELTSKSKLVKETLGDHVYTKFLENELNEYYPIL from the coding sequence ATGGAAAGCTTGAAGACGGCCAAGGATGTGGTGAAGTTCTGTGAGGAGCGCGGTGTCGAGATGATCCACATGTGGTTCGTCGATATCCTGGGCCAGCTCAAGGCGGTCGCGATCACACTCCGCGAGCTGAGCGTGGCGCTTGCCGAGGGGATCGGCATCGACGGCTCCTCGGTGGAAGGGTTCGCCCGAATCTATGAGAGCGACCTCGTCGCCATGCCCGACATCTCGACGTTCCAGCTCCTTCCGTGGAAGGTGAACGGCGAGAATGTCGGCCGGGTCATCTGCGACGTCCACAACCCCGACGGCTCCCCGTACCTGGGCGACACCCGGGGCGTCCTCAAGCGGATGGCGAAGAAGCTCGAGAAGGAAGGCTATACCGCCTACATGGGGCCCGAGCTCGAATACTTCTACTTCAAGAGCCTTAAAGAACGCACGCTCCTCGACGCCGCGGGATACTTCGACCAGGTCCCGGACGATCTCGGCACGGAGCTCCGCTCGCGGACAGTCGAGGCGCTCCAAGCGATGGAGATCTCCGTGGAGGCCTCCCATCACGAGGTGGCGCACAGCCAACACGAGATCGACCTCCGCTACTCGGAAGCGCTCAAGATGGCCGACCAGACCATCACCTATCGCTACGTCGTGAAGGAGATCGCCCGTCAGGGCGGCTACTACGCCACCTTCATGCCGAAGCCCATCTTCGGCCAGAACGGGAGCGGGATGCACGTCCACCAGTCGCTCTTCAAGGCCGGCAAGAACGTCTTCTTCGACGCGAAGGACAAGCATCACCTTTCCAAGAACGGCCGCGCGTACCTTGCGGGACTCCTGACGCACATGCGCGAGATCACGTCGATCACGAATCAGTGGGTGAATTCATACAAGCGCCTGGTGCCGGGGTTCGAGGCGCCGGTCTACATCGCGTGGGGCCAGCGGAACCGCTCCGCCCTCGTGCGGGTTCCCATGTACAAGCCGGGCAAGGAGAAGGCGACGCGGATCGAGCTCCGCTGCCCGGATCCCGCCTGTAACCCGTATCTGGCGTTCTCGGTGTGTCTTGCGGCCGGCCTGAAGGGGATCGACGCCGGCTACACGTTGAGGCCCCCTACCGAGGACGACATCTACGAGATGGACGCGCACGAGCGCAAGCAGTTGGACATTGAGAGCCTACCCGGTAGTCTCATCGAGGCGGTGGAGTTGACGAGCAAGTCGAAGCTCGTCAAAGAGACGCTTGGGGATCACGTCTAT